The following proteins are encoded in a genomic region of Sorangiineae bacterium MSr12523:
- a CDS encoding sigma-70 family RNA polymerase sigma factor produces the protein MFSKARFQAGMEVHAEFVRRSLRRLGVPENLADDARQQVFAIYVRKIGLVHAGAERAFLFSTSSHVAAHIRRALARRRELFGEAVQEVADPAPRPDQLVEQRQARALLDKALDALPADLRAVFVLFELEDLSAPEIAKLTGLPTGTVASRLHRARKIFHKAARRLRE, from the coding sequence ATGTTCAGCAAGGCACGGTTCCAGGCCGGCATGGAGGTGCACGCGGAGTTCGTGCGGCGATCTCTGCGACGGCTCGGCGTCCCAGAGAACTTGGCCGATGATGCGCGGCAGCAGGTCTTCGCGATCTACGTGCGCAAGATCGGGCTCGTTCACGCGGGCGCCGAGCGAGCTTTCCTGTTTTCGACATCGAGCCACGTCGCCGCGCACATTCGTCGAGCCCTGGCGCGACGCCGTGAGCTCTTCGGGGAAGCCGTCCAGGAGGTCGCCGACCCGGCGCCACGCCCGGACCAACTCGTCGAGCAACGCCAGGCCCGCGCGCTCCTCGACAAGGCGCTCGATGCATTGCCCGCCGACCTGCGCGCCGTGTTCGTGCTGTTCGAGCTCGAGGACCTGTCGGCGCCCGAAATTGCGAAGCTCACCGGGCTACCCACTGGGACTGTCGCCTCTCGTCTGCACCGGGCCCGCAAGATATTTCACAAGGCCGCCCGTCGCTTGCGCGAATGA
- a CDS encoding zinc-dependent metalloprotease: MFTFNFGATVWGVVLLPFAAAAGCASESAPPSGDADLLARDQAFVSIARTLSKELTQKADATSGGAALSVPSSHAKDSFYVAINKKELNRRYFLSAYAKQLLANPQPGPFPATSLGTRVVTFRVQNGKLFVFDAQDGLASSDIFDPSSIIEAYPLVGDYEPFLSLRGHDDYVLFDPAGGLNRFGIVSDAYAKGDKPLHFQVDLSYLQNFRRVNDGATFEQVFTGALNDTTTGSPDYDENWYRISGTLGVALRRYTEGKGFTPFDAGKVSQEYYYRSPPLLVKNTGGTLERAIKWNINSGMAPIKWFISDPVLQVAKEHPKYDIVGAIKAGIENWNQVFGFKVFEASVAGPGDSFGDDDKNYFIYDPNPNGIAYADWRLNPNTGEIRGASVYFSAGFFRDAIEKLDPPTRAFKRTIQPKTPPRIREMTWGSFRPTRLCALWAGASDERNDEDGPRAAKLTGAQAVNKYITHIALHEIGHALGLRHNFKGSLVPPPQQSSVMDYIEVSDAAATDPAPPGPYDHAAVKLLYGLSKSEPTQPFCTDRIPSIDPTCATFDRTEDPLMKYWGANYNEHLKFILRGEGATEHQRNIEQRYLDGTAAFLRAGSTIDQGRAWQQLNELLAVGIDHAADNAKYPGYTDRLSEFQNWMLNRVFLEPPPTPNGGIPAIPVLVGDTLKAIVTELRGVTVNSDKYRGWNTRRTSVDVLKKLQTQSAYEALLSARTNLAEVRTSLPAGSPEAMLMDDLLARIDAATRPYYTK; the protein is encoded by the coding sequence ATGTTTACATTCAACTTCGGCGCAACGGTATGGGGTGTCGTTCTTCTTCCTTTCGCCGCAGCCGCAGGGTGTGCCAGCGAGAGTGCGCCACCTTCCGGCGACGCCGACCTGCTGGCGCGCGATCAAGCATTCGTCTCCATCGCGCGGACACTCTCGAAGGAACTGACCCAAAAGGCCGACGCAACATCGGGCGGCGCCGCGCTGTCGGTCCCATCGTCCCATGCCAAAGATTCATTTTATGTCGCCATCAACAAGAAAGAACTAAATCGCCGCTACTTCCTATCGGCCTACGCGAAGCAGCTTCTAGCGAACCCGCAACCTGGCCCGTTTCCAGCGACATCGCTTGGGACACGGGTGGTCACGTTTCGCGTGCAAAATGGAAAGCTGTTCGTGTTCGACGCTCAGGACGGACTCGCCTCCAGCGACATCTTCGATCCGTCGTCGATCATCGAAGCCTACCCGCTGGTGGGCGATTACGAACCATTCCTCTCACTCCGCGGGCACGACGATTACGTACTCTTCGACCCGGCGGGCGGTCTCAATCGATTTGGCATCGTCTCCGATGCCTACGCGAAGGGCGACAAACCACTGCACTTCCAAGTCGATCTCTCGTACTTGCAAAACTTCCGCCGCGTCAACGACGGAGCCACGTTCGAGCAGGTGTTTACCGGCGCGCTCAACGACACGACGACGGGCTCTCCAGACTATGACGAGAATTGGTACAGGATATCTGGCACACTTGGCGTCGCTTTGCGGAGGTACACCGAAGGGAAGGGCTTCACGCCGTTCGATGCCGGTAAGGTCTCACAGGAGTACTACTACCGGTCACCGCCCCTTCTCGTGAAGAACACCGGGGGCACTTTGGAGCGCGCGATCAAATGGAACATCAACTCGGGGATGGCGCCGATCAAGTGGTTCATTTCCGACCCAGTGTTGCAGGTCGCAAAGGAACACCCGAAATACGATATCGTCGGCGCCATCAAGGCGGGCATCGAGAACTGGAACCAGGTGTTCGGCTTCAAGGTCTTCGAGGCCAGCGTAGCTGGACCCGGCGACTCGTTTGGCGACGACGACAAGAACTACTTCATCTACGATCCCAATCCGAACGGTATCGCGTACGCCGATTGGCGACTGAATCCGAATACGGGTGAAATCCGAGGCGCCAGTGTCTACTTTTCCGCCGGCTTTTTCAGGGATGCCATCGAGAAATTGGACCCGCCCACGCGAGCCTTCAAACGCACGATCCAGCCTAAGACACCGCCGCGCATTCGGGAGATGACTTGGGGTAGTTTCCGGCCCACCCGATTGTGCGCGCTGTGGGCTGGGGCCTCGGATGAACGCAACGATGAGGATGGGCCACGAGCGGCCAAGTTGACGGGGGCGCAAGCGGTGAATAAGTACATTACCCACATCGCGCTGCATGAAATTGGCCACGCCTTGGGCCTCCGGCACAATTTCAAGGGCTCGCTGGTGCCGCCTCCTCAACAGAGCTCGGTGATGGATTACATCGAGGTTTCTGACGCTGCCGCGACCGACCCCGCGCCCCCGGGCCCCTACGATCATGCCGCCGTCAAGCTCCTGTATGGCTTGTCGAAGAGCGAGCCTACGCAGCCCTTCTGCACCGACCGGATCCCGTCCATCGATCCCACATGCGCGACGTTCGATCGCACCGAAGATCCACTGATGAAATACTGGGGAGCCAACTACAACGAGCACCTGAAGTTCATTCTGCGCGGCGAGGGTGCAACCGAACACCAGCGTAACATCGAGCAGCGCTATCTTGACGGTACGGCAGCGTTCCTACGCGCCGGCTCCACGATCGACCAGGGCCGAGCGTGGCAACAGCTCAATGAGCTTCTGGCGGTCGGGATCGATCATGCAGCCGACAATGCCAAGTACCCCGGCTACACGGATCGATTGAGCGAATTCCAAAATTGGATGCTCAACCGTGTGTTCCTCGAGCCACCCCCCACTCCGAACGGCGGTATTCCGGCGATCCCCGTCCTCGTTGGCGACACCTTGAAGGCGATCGTGACCGAGCTCCGAGGCGTGACCGTCAACAGCGACAAATACCGCGGATGGAACACGCGTCGCACCTCAGTGGACGTTTTGAAGAAACTGCAAACGCAGTCGGCGTACGAGGCTCTCCTGAGCGCACGCACCAACTTGGCGGAAGTGCGCACCAGCTTGCCGGCCGGCAGCCCGGAGGCGATGCTGATGGACGACCTCCTGGCTCGAATCGATGCCGCCACGCGTCCGTATTACACGAAATGA
- a CDS encoding LysR family transcriptional regulator, with translation MTIADSGSFSAAGRALGRAQSAISQAVATLEEHQGVTLFDREGYRPRLTDVGKVLVDQARLVLASAARFEAVAANSRRGVEPELAIAIDPLVPTAPLIESMRALGSEFPELAVTFSTEGLGGSLRRLRAGSAALAICLLLPAVPDDIVAYPLLRIRLMAVVAPHHALARLARPATRADLEQHVQLVLSDPASPSGENYGLVSARLWRFVDVGRRLDFLLAGFGWCRMPEHIVAASIAASRLLPLEIADDPAPPDALTIYAAHRRDQVLGLAGRWLLDTLQSRLAAG, from the coding sequence GTGACCATCGCCGATTCGGGCAGTTTCTCGGCTGCGGGACGGGCCCTCGGGCGCGCGCAATCCGCAATCAGCCAGGCGGTCGCCACGCTCGAGGAACATCAAGGCGTCACCCTCTTCGATCGGGAGGGGTACAGGCCGCGCCTCACCGACGTAGGGAAGGTGCTGGTGGATCAAGCGCGTCTGGTATTGGCGAGTGCGGCACGGTTCGAAGCGGTGGCAGCGAACAGCCGCAGAGGTGTCGAACCCGAGCTCGCCATCGCCATCGACCCGCTGGTACCGACAGCGCCCCTGATCGAAAGCATGAGGGCGCTCGGCAGTGAATTTCCCGAGCTCGCGGTCACCTTCTCGACGGAAGGTCTTGGTGGATCCTTGCGACGGCTGCGCGCAGGATCGGCAGCGCTGGCGATATGTCTATTGCTGCCCGCGGTTCCGGACGACATCGTTGCATATCCCTTGTTGCGGATCCGCCTGATGGCAGTCGTTGCGCCTCATCACGCCCTCGCGCGGCTCGCGCGGCCGGCAACACGCGCTGATCTCGAGCAGCACGTGCAGCTCGTGCTATCGGACCCGGCCTCCCCCTCAGGGGAGAACTACGGGCTCGTAAGCGCGCGACTCTGGCGCTTCGTCGATGTTGGCCGACGTCTTGACTTCCTGCTCGCCGGCTTTGGATGGTGCCGCATGCCCGAGCACATCGTCGCAGCGTCAATCGCTGCGTCCCGGCTGCTGCCGTTGGAGATCGCTGATGACCCAGCCCCCCCCGACGCCTTGACCATTTACGCGGCACATCGGCGCGATCAGGTTCTCGGTCTCGCAGGGCGATGGCTATTGGATACGCTTCAGAGCCGACTTGCAGCGGGCTAA